In Amycolatopsis coloradensis, one genomic interval encodes:
- a CDS encoding MFS transporter yields the protein MNQVTPPLSRSGSGFARVLNRWGLPAPLFLGYAGLLLFMIGDGVESGFIAPFMADNGAGTEIKASYVITVYGVAVMLASWLSGALSDLWGPRRVMMVGLAIWLVFDVLFLAVAVSGENYPLMLVFYGLRGFGYPMFAFGFLVWITAVAPVARLGAAVGWFYFAFTGGLPTLGALVASFTNPVLGQYGTLWVSVALLAAGGVLAIFGVRQRTGYTRLAPPDVKPVQSLVSSVSIAWKKPRVGVGMLVRVINTAPEFGMLVFFPTIFIEEIGFGESRWLLLVSVIYGTNIFFNLIFGVLSDRIGWRTTIFWFGAIGCAISILLLYFVPIAMGAEYYWLALLVGALYGATLAGFVPISALLPSLAPENKGGAMALLNLGAGAAAFAGPAIVSVFLGPLGAAGVVIVFAALYLVAAVMVRYLKLPDETAKAIEEDKSLQEAGEKVVTT from the coding sequence ATGAACCAGGTAACACCGCCGTTATCGCGATCCGGGAGCGGGTTCGCCCGTGTACTGAACCGTTGGGGCCTGCCCGCCCCGCTGTTCCTCGGCTACGCCGGGCTGCTGCTGTTCATGATCGGCGACGGAGTCGAGTCGGGCTTCATCGCGCCGTTCATGGCGGACAACGGCGCGGGCACCGAGATCAAGGCCTCGTACGTCATCACCGTGTACGGCGTCGCCGTGATGCTGGCGTCGTGGTTGTCGGGCGCGCTGTCGGACCTGTGGGGGCCGCGGCGCGTGATGATGGTCGGCCTGGCCATCTGGCTGGTGTTCGACGTGCTGTTCCTCGCGGTCGCGGTGTCGGGCGAGAACTACCCGTTGATGCTGGTGTTCTACGGTCTCCGCGGTTTCGGCTATCCGATGTTCGCGTTCGGTTTCCTGGTCTGGATCACCGCGGTGGCGCCGGTCGCCAGGCTCGGCGCGGCCGTGGGCTGGTTCTACTTCGCGTTCACCGGCGGGTTGCCGACGCTGGGCGCGCTGGTCGCGAGCTTCACGAACCCGGTGCTGGGCCAGTACGGCACGCTCTGGGTGTCGGTGGCCCTGCTGGCGGCCGGCGGAGTGCTGGCGATCTTCGGGGTCCGGCAGCGGACCGGGTACACGCGGCTCGCGCCGCCGGACGTGAAACCGGTGCAGAGCCTGGTGTCCAGCGTGTCGATCGCGTGGAAGAAGCCGCGCGTCGGCGTCGGGATGCTCGTCCGCGTCATCAACACGGCGCCCGAGTTCGGGATGCTGGTGTTCTTCCCGACGATCTTCATCGAGGAAATCGGCTTCGGGGAGAGCCGCTGGCTCCTCCTGGTCTCGGTCATCTACGGCACGAACATCTTCTTCAACCTGATCTTCGGTGTGCTGAGCGACCGGATCGGCTGGCGCACCACGATCTTCTGGTTCGGCGCGATCGGCTGCGCGATCTCGATCCTGTTGCTGTACTTCGTCCCGATCGCCATGGGCGCCGAGTACTACTGGCTCGCGCTGCTCGTCGGCGCGCTGTACGGCGCCACGCTCGCCGGGTTCGTGCCGATCTCGGCGCTGCTCCCCTCCCTCGCCCCGGAGAACAAGGGCGGTGCGATGGCACTGCTGAACCTGGGCGCGGGCGCGGCGGCGTTCGCCGGGCCGGCGATCGTCAGCGTGTTCCTCGGCCCGCTGGGAGCGGCCGGAGTGGTGATCGTCTTCGCCGCGCTGTATCTGGTCGCGGCGGTCATGGTGCGCTACCTGAAATTGCCCGATGAGACGGCGAAGGCGATCGAAGAGGACAAGAGTCTGCAGGAAGCCGGAGAGAAGGTCGTCACCACGTGA
- a CDS encoding FGGY-family carbohydrate kinase, which translates to MNQPVTIGIDVATAGVRALAVRGGTVLASAAAPLPAPVRDDRGRSEQDARSWLPAVKTVLAKVTGELPGRGGEVAAVAVAATSGTIVGVDASGEPVTPALMYDDRRGAELNLKATELGADRWRRLGFGVSATAALGRVAWLAEHVPGVAGIRHTPDLIAAELTGGPVPADWSHALKSGYDPLALEWPGEVFDALGVPASLLPSVVAPATVLGEVARPVAGLPAGCPVVAGMTDGCAGQLAAGAVTPGSFVGILGTTYVLKGVTEELVPDPTGAMYSHRHPDGWWLPGGASNTGGEAVAGQECLPELDAAAAALGPAEIVAYPLRRKGERFPFASADAEGFVSGEADEVELHRARLEGVAFLERLALDHLRRLGVTITAPLLAAGGGSKSPLWTRIRATVTGLGLRVSPRAETGYGAALLAAAGVLPGGLTEASAGLGKGTLVEPDERESAALAESYRRFCTELHTRGWIDDELFAVAQR; encoded by the coding sequence GTGAACCAACCCGTCACGATCGGCATCGACGTCGCCACCGCGGGGGTCCGCGCCCTCGCGGTACGCGGCGGCACCGTCCTCGCTTCGGCCGCCGCGCCGCTGCCCGCTCCGGTTCGCGATGACCGCGGGCGCAGCGAGCAGGACGCCCGGTCCTGGTTGCCCGCGGTGAAGACGGTGCTGGCGAAGGTCACCGGCGAGCTGCCGGGCAGGGGCGGCGAGGTCGCCGCGGTGGCCGTCGCCGCGACGTCGGGGACGATCGTCGGGGTCGATGCCTCGGGCGAGCCGGTCACGCCCGCGCTGATGTACGACGACAGGCGTGGCGCGGAGCTCAACCTCAAGGCCACCGAACTCGGCGCGGATCGCTGGCGGCGGCTCGGTTTCGGCGTGTCCGCCACGGCCGCGCTCGGCCGCGTCGCCTGGCTGGCCGAGCACGTCCCCGGCGTCGCGGGGATCCGGCACACACCCGACCTGATCGCCGCGGAACTCACCGGTGGGCCGGTGCCGGCCGACTGGTCGCATGCGCTGAAGAGCGGCTACGACCCGCTCGCCCTCGAGTGGCCGGGCGAGGTGTTCGATGCCTTGGGGGTACCGGCGAGCCTGCTTCCCTCGGTGGTCGCGCCGGCCACCGTGCTGGGCGAGGTGGCCCGTCCGGTCGCCGGGCTCCCGGCGGGCTGCCCCGTCGTGGCCGGGATGACCGACGGCTGCGCGGGCCAGCTCGCGGCCGGGGCGGTCACCCCCGGGAGCTTCGTCGGGATCCTCGGCACGACCTATGTACTCAAGGGAGTCACCGAAGAACTGGTCCCGGATCCGACGGGGGCGATGTACAGCCACCGTCATCCGGATGGCTGGTGGCTCCCGGGCGGCGCGTCGAACACCGGCGGCGAGGCCGTCGCCGGACAGGAGTGTCTTCCCGAACTCGACGCCGCGGCGGCCGCGCTGGGCCCGGCCGAGATCGTCGCGTACCCGTTGCGGCGCAAGGGCGAACGCTTTCCGTTCGCCAGCGCGGACGCCGAGGGCTTCGTGTCCGGCGAAGCCGACGAGGTCGAGCTGCACCGGGCCAGGCTGGAGGGAGTCGCCTTCCTCGAGCGGCTGGCGTTGGATCACCTCCGCCGCCTCGGCGTCACGATCACCGCTCCGCTGCTGGCGGCGGGCGGCGGCAGCAAGAGTCCTTTGTGGACGCGGATCCGGGCGACCGTCACCGGGCTCGGCCTGCGGGTGTCCCCACGGGCCGAAACGGGATACGGCGCGGCACTGCTCGCCGCGGCGGGTGTCCTGCCGGGTGGGCTCACGGAGGCGTCCGCAGGGCTCGGCAAGGGAACGCTGGTCGAACCCGACGAGCGCGAAAGCGCCGCGCTCGCCGAGTCCTACCGGCGGTTCTGCACCGAGCTGCACACCAGGGGCTGGATCGACGACGAGCTGTTCGCCGTCGCCCAGCGGTGA